The DNA window TCTAAACCTAAAAATTTTGGATATGATCCAGTTGCAATAATTATACTATTGCAAATATATCTAAATAAATTACCTTCTACAATAAAAGGTGATTTATTAAAATTAATAATTTTTATTATTGTATCATTTATAATATTAGTATTAAAATATAAAGCATGATTACATAATTGATCCATTAATTTTTTGCCAGTTATTTGTGGAAAATTCCCTGGCCAATTTTCTATACTAAATGTTTTTGTTAATTGTCCTCCAATATTATTTCCTGTTACAATAATAGGACTTAAATTAGCTCTTGCAGCATATATTGCTGATGTATAACCAGCAGGACCAGATCCTAAAATAAGAAGTTTTGTTTTTTTTAAATTTTTCATATAAACTTATTTTTTTAATATTTAGAATGTTAATTTAAAATATATTATATTAATATCAAATATTTTTAAAAATTAAAATATACATAAAATAAATTTATATTATTATATAATATGTTTTTTATTTAATATAGGAAAAAATTATGTTAGACGTAAAATTATTAAGGAATAATATTAATTATGTATATTCAATTTTAAAAAAAAGAAACTTTTTTTTAGATATTAATTTAATAAATCAATTAGAAAAAAAACGTAAAGATATACAAATAAGAATAGAAAATCTACAGATTAAAAGAAATCAAATATCTAAAATTTTATCAAAAAAAAATATTAATAATACATCTGAATTAAAAAACAAAGTAATTCATATTAATAAAAAAATTTTAAAAGATAAAATTATATTTAATGATATAAAAAAAAATATAAATAATATTTATATTTCAATACCTAATTTACCATTAGATGATGTACCGATAGGAAATAATTCAAAAGAAAATAAAGAAATAAAAAAATGGGGGAAAAAAAATAAATATAATTTTCCTATACGTGATCACCTAGAATTAGGTTATTTAAATAAAGGTATTGATTTAGAAGCAGGTGTTAGTTTAAGTGGTTCAAAATTTTTTGTATTAAAAGGATTAATTGCTTATTTATATAGAATACTTATTCAATTTATGTTAAATATTCATATTACTAATCATCATTATACAGAAATTTATGTCCCTTATATAGTAAATAAAAGAGCTTTATATGGTACTGGACAATTACCTAAATTTAGTAAGGATCTTTTACATATAAAAAATTTTAAAAATTCTGATATATGTGAAGAATTTTTAATACCTACAGCAGAAGTACCTTTAACAAATTTAGTATATAATAAAATTATTGAAGAAAAAAAATTACCAATTAAATTAGTCGCTCATAGTCCCTGTTTTAGGTCAGAAGTTGGTTCATATGGTAAATATAATAAAGGATTAATACGTACACATCAATTTGATAAAGTAGAATTAGTACAACTAGTTAAACCTAAAAATTCTCTTATTGCTTTAGAACAAATTACTAATAATGCAGAAAAAATATTACAATTATTAGAACTACCATATAGAAAAGTATTGTTATGTACAGGTGATATGAGTTTTGCATCAAGTAAAACTTATGATTTAGAAGTATGGTTTCCTTCAAAAAATAAATATTATGAAATTTCTTCTTGCTCTAATATGTGGGATTTTCAATCTAGAAGAATAAAAGCTAGATATAGAAGAATAAGAGATAAAAAAGTTTTGTTTATACATACTTTAAATGGTTCTGGATTAGCAATTGGTAGAACATTAGCCGCTATTATGGAAAATTATCAACTTAAAAATGGAAATATTAAAATTCCTAAAATTTTAAGAACATATATGAATGGATTAAAATATATAAAATAAAATTTTTTGCAAATTTTATTATATATTAAAATTTTTGTTCGAATAAATTTTGTATAGAATTATATAAATGAATAGTTTTAAATAAACGAGTAGGTACTACAAAAATAGTATCATCACCTGCAATTGTACCTAATATTCCTTCTGATTTACCTAAAGAGTCTAATAATCTAGCTATTAATTGAGCAGCTCCAGGACTAGTATGAATAATAATTAAAATATCATTATAATCAATGTCTAATACTAAATTTTTTAATGGACTAGTTGTATTTGGTACACCTAATTCTAAAGGAAAACAATATACCATTTCCATTTTAGTATTTCTGATTCTTACAGCTCCAAATTTTGTTAACATTCTAGATACTTTAGATTGATTAATATTATTAAATCCTTCTTCTTGTAAAGCACGTACAATTTCTGTTTGTGTACTAAATTTTTCTTTTTTTATTAAATTTTTAAATATTTTAATTAAATTAGCTTCTTTTTTTTTTGTAGAAATTAGATTCATAAAATCACCAAAAAAATAAAATAAAAATATTATCTATTTAAAATAAAAATTTTATTTTAAATATAACAAAATGTGTAATATTAAAATAAAAAAGACTAATTGCATTTGTAATATAACTATATTATCATATTTTAATAAAAATTTATATTTTTTTATAAAAAAATTAAAAATAAATAAATTACATAATTTTATTAATTAATCATATTTTGGATATATATAAATGAATATTTTATTAAAAAAAAAAATTCATCGTCAATGGCATCTTATAGATGCAAAAAATAAAATTTTAGGAAGATTATCAAGTATAATTGCATATTATTTGATGGGAAAACATAAAATTTTTTATTTACCTTATACTGATATTGGTGACTATATTATAATTATAAATGCTAATAAAATTAAAATTACAGGAAATAAAAAAAAAAATAAATTTTATTTTAATCATAGTGGTTACTCTGGAGGATTAAAAAAAATTTCATTTGAAAAATTAATTAAAAAAAATCCTTGTAAAATAATTCAACATTCTGTTAAAGGAATGTTACCTAAAAATAAAATAGGAATTTTAATGTTAAATAGATTAAAAGTTTATTCTGGGTTAACACATAAACATATAGCACAAAAACAAAATATTTTGAATATTTAATCATATTATTAAGGATATAAATTAATGAAAAAAACTAATTATGATTATAATGCAACAGGAAGAAGAAAAAGTTCTTCTTCTAGGGTATTTATTAAAAAAGGTAATGGTAATATTTTAATTAATAAAAAAAATATAAATATTTTTTTTTCCAGAAAAACATATATTATCATGATAATGAAACCTTTAGAATTAATAAAAATGAATAATAAATTAGA is part of the Enterobacteriaceae endosymbiont of Donacia fulgens genome and encodes:
- the serS gene encoding serine--tRNA ligase translates to MLDVKLLRNNINYVYSILKKRNFFLDINLINQLEKKRKDIQIRIENLQIKRNQISKILSKKNINNTSELKNKVIHINKKILKDKIIFNDIKKNINNIYISIPNLPLDDVPIGNNSKENKEIKKWGKKNKYNFPIRDHLELGYLNKGIDLEAGVSLSGSKFFVLKGLIAYLYRILIQFMLNIHITNHHYTEIYVPYIVNKRALYGTGQLPKFSKDLLHIKNFKNSDICEEFLIPTAEVPLTNLVYNKIIEEKKLPIKLVAHSPCFRSEVGSYGKYNKGLIRTHQFDKVELVQLVKPKNSLIALEQITNNAEKILQLLELPYRKVLLCTGDMSFASSKTYDLEVWFPSKNKYYEISSCSNMWDFQSRRIKARYRRIRDKKVLFIHTLNGSGLAIGRTLAAIMENYQLKNGNIKIPKILRTYMNGLKYIK
- the argR gene encoding transcriptional regulator ArgR, translated to MNLISTKKKEANLIKIFKNLIKKEKFSTQTEIVRALQEEGFNNINQSKVSRMLTKFGAVRIRNTKMEMVYCFPLELGVPNTTSPLKNLVLDIDYNDILIIIHTSPGAAQLIARLLDSLGKSEGILGTIAGDDTIFVVPTRLFKTIHLYNSIQNLFEQKF
- the rplM gene encoding 50S ribosomal protein L13; translation: MNILLKKKIHRQWHLIDAKNKILGRLSSIIAYYLMGKHKIFYLPYTDIGDYIIIINANKIKITGNKKKNKFYFNHSGYSGGLKKISFEKLIKKNPCKIIQHSVKGMLPKNKIGILMLNRLKVYSGLTHKHIAQKQNILNI